Part of the Triticum urartu cultivar G1812 chromosome 2, Tu2.1, whole genome shotgun sequence genome, TTTGCATGTTTATGTTAATAGTCTTCTTGATGTTGGGGGAAGTCGACCATCCAACTATGCCAATTTTGGACGGAAAGTTATTACTGTTGGCAGACCGGCTGGTTGTGGAAGTAGGTGCGTCGCAGGCCCTATCTCCCTTAGTCCCTGACCATTGCATCAGGGGATAAAACAAATACCCCCTTTAGGATGTGTCCACGGGGACCTTTTTCCCCTTAATCACCGTTTGGTAACCGGAGTGGAGAAGAACGGTGGTGGCATATGTGATACAAAGGTTGTCGCGTGCATGCATGTATCTGTACCGGCTCTGCCCACAAATAAAAATATGCAAAGTGGCTTAGACATCCAACGTAGCATTGTGTTTAGGCACCGCTATAGATACACACTAGTGAAGAATCCAGACTCTCAGGGACGCCTTAACCCTTTCAGTTTCGAAACTCTTGTTCGAAATCCTTGTTACAGAACTTTATTTTCGCAACTTACTTTTATATTCGCTACACCGTTTTCATCACATTACTAGTGCTTTGGATCACTCTCAACTTGCGGGCACAACATGTAAACCATTCAAGAGGCAAAAGATTGATTCACATGCTTCACGTAGGATCGATACTATTACTTCGAAAAGGTTACAATTAAACCATGTGCATTTGCAGGACATCACAAAAGTGAAAAACATATGATTTGCCAAGAAAATAAGTTGTGTTCAAAGGATGTAGGATAAGAAAATAGGGTTGCATGCTTCCTTTTACGAATCCCAATCCAACTAAAACGTTTGTTACTATTTTGTTTCCATATGCAAGTTGCGTGAACGTGGCACTTAATCTTCTAGGAGTAGTAGACATGCACAACTAACATGTGACCTTTAGCAATTGCGCGTCACACTCTTACAGAAATGTGTCATGTCGTTGAAGGCCTTTTAAAGAAAGAAAAAACAGCCCATGCCAGCAAAGAGATTATATTACTCCCTCCCTTTCATAATATAGTGCGTATGAGAATGGGGCGTCGACCCATTGGCTGGGCAGTTAGGTTAGCTGTCAGCTCGCCCGCGTTCAAGCCTCGGCTCTAGCGCGTGGTGCTCATGGAGTTTACTCCTATAAAAAAGAGCCAACAAGGTTTAGCCCTGGGACGGTCTCATTTTTCTTCATAATGTAGTGCTTATAGATTAAAAAAATCAAACTTTGTAAACTTAGACCAAGTttataaataaaactatttatatctacaatatcaaaaatataaaaatatgAAAGTACATCTTATGATGAATCTAGTGATATATGTTTGGCATTCTATATGTAAATGTTTTTCTTCACAAACTTGAACAAAGCTTACATGGTTGGACTTTTCTAAAAATCTATATACACTACATTACAAAACAGAGTGAGTATATGTGGATAGATGACCACATGACTAATAACAAACCAAACGATAAAAAAACGTGGCTAAGATGTCAGAAACCGAGCGCTAGAAAACAAGAGTAGGCAAGACGAACATGCCCGCctgtaaaaaaataaaaagatgAACGAATTCATAAAGGAGGAGCTCGTCGCAtgtgaactactccctccgtatgatctaaacgctcttatattgtTTACGGAGTAGTTCACACACAAAATGCAGAGACCGACGAAAACGGCGTGTCCTCTTCTGCTGTAAACGTAGTAGCGATCCAGCATTTATCACCAGTGTTTGCCTGACCGTCCCATGCCACCCCACACGGTTGGTGGGCGTGCGACCACCTAGCTACCTGGctttcttgcatgttgcatcGCACCGAAAGCCATCCACGAGCTGCATGCGCAGCGAACATGGAGAAGCTCGGCGCGAACCCGGCCAACTCCTGCCCGCTCACGCCGCTCGGCTTCCTGGAGCGCGCCGCCACCGTGTTCGCCGACTGCCCCTCCGTCGTCTACCACGGCACCGTCTTCACCTGGTCCCAGACCTACCGCCGctgcctccgcctcgcctccgCGCTCGCCTCCCTCGGCGTCTCCCGCCGCGACGTCGTAAGTAAACCATCCACCCGTCGTCGTTTTCACAAACACCTTGTGATTTTGTAGCGTGTCTGTTCTTCGTCACCGGAGTTCATGAATTCGGTTGGTGCATGATGATCCATGGCGTGAACCAACTGCTTCAGGTGTCCGTGCTGCTGCCGAACGTGCCGGCCATGTACGAGGCGCACTTCGGCGTGCCCATGAGCGGCGCCGTGCTCAACACCATCAACACGCGCCTTGACGCGCGCACGGTCGCCGTCCTGCTCCGCCACTCCGGCTCCAGGCTCGTCTTCGTCGACCCGGCACTGCTCCCGCTCCTCGACGACGCGCTCCGGCTCCTGCCGCCGGGCCACGCCGCACCGCGCGTCGTGCTCGTCGAGGATACCCACGACCACGAGAAGGATCGGTTCCCTCCGGCCCCGGCCACGGATCTGACGTACGAGAGGCTCCTCGAGATGGGCGATCCGGAGTTCAAGTGGGTCCGGCCGGCCAGCGAGTGGGACCCGCTGGTGCTCAACTACACCTCCGGCACAACGGCTGCGCCCAAGGGGGTCGTGCACTGCCACCGCGGGATCTTCTTGGTCACCATGGTGACGCTCGTGGACTGGGCGGTGCCGCCGCGGCCGACGTTCCTGTGGACGCTGCCCATGTTCCACGCCAATGGGTGGAGCTTCCCCTGGGGGATGGCCGCGCTGGGCGGCACCAATGTCTGCCTCCGCCGCGTCGACGCCAGGGATGTCTACTCCGCCATCACGGATCACGGCGTCACGCACCTCTGTGGAGCGCCGGTCGTGCTCAGCATGCTGGCCAACGCGCCAGAGGACGTGAGAAGGCCACTGCCAGGGAAGATACGGATCATGACTGCCGgctcgccgccgcccgctgcgGTGCTGCATCGTGCGGAGGCATTGGGCTTTGAGGTCAGCCACGGGTACGGGCTGACGGAGACTGGAGGCCACGTCGTGTCCTGCGCGTGGAAGGGCGAGTGGAACAAGCTGCCGGCGTCGGAGCGCGCGCGGCTCAAGGCGAGGCAAGGCGTGCGCACCCCCGGCATGGCCGAGGTGGACATCCTGGACGGCGAGACCGGCCGCAGCGTGCCGCGGGACGGCTCCACCATGGGCGAGATCGTGCTCCGCGGCGGGTGCGTCATGTTGGGCTACCTCAACGACAGCGAGGCCACAAAGGCGGCAATCCGGGACGACGGGTGGTTCTACACGGGTGACGTCGGGGTGATGCACCCGGACGGTTACCTCGAGATCCGTGACCGGTCCAAGGACGTGATCATCAGCGGCGGGGAGAACATCAGCAGCGTGGAGGTGGAATCCATGCTCTACGGCCACCCAGCGGTGagcgaggcggcggtggtggcgcggCCGGACGAGTTCTGGGGGGAGACACCATGCGCATTCGTGAGCTTGAAGGAAGGCGCGGCAGGCGCGGTGACCGCGGCCGAGGTGATCGCGTGGAGCCGGAAGCGCATGGCGGGGTACATGGTGCCCAAGACCGTGGTGTTCAGCACCGAGCTGCCCAAGACATCCACCGGCAAGGTCCAGAAGTACGTGCTCCGGAAGCTCGCCCGGGAGATGGGCCCCACTCGCAGGGGTAGCAGCAGCAAGATGTAGTGTACGGCATGGCGATGGGCAAAGTGCTTGTCTCTGAATTTTCATCCCTTTTGCTTTGTGGGTGGGCAAAGTGCTACAAATATAAGACGTTCTAGATATCACTGGAGAACTTGGACTTGATTGGGCATGTTTTGGTATTTCCGAATTAGTAGTGGTGGGCTAAAATCATTTATATCAGGACAGAAGGAAGAATACTACTTTCCAACAATAGTCTGTATTCTTTGTTCTGAAAATTAACTGAACTCATGCTGCCTCATCAGATTTTGCTGGATAACAACACTACCATCGattatttttttttcaaaacatTCAACCATCTCCTAAAAATTAACAGGTGAACTATGGCTTAAAGAAAATAATAAACACATAAGATGGTGCAGAGTGCAGGACCAATCCAACTTAAGAAGTCATTGGTATTACTACATGGGTAGGGAACTAGAATGGTTCATTCTTTCAAAGTTGTATAAAATGTTCAGTTTGCCATGTTTTATGTTGTTCTTGATGATTGTAGTTTTGCTTTCAATTGTTTTGCTACATTATGGGCATCATCTAACTGCTATAAGTTCTTGCTGCTAACACTAAACTCACTATGAACATAATTGAGCATAATGCATCAGTCAGCATAGACTCCTGCAGACATTCTCTTCATGGTATAGCTTTAATTACATACATAACCTAGTGTCTTCACGTTTGTCTCAGGAGCTCAACTTCGTTGTAAAAGGATATGTGTATGTTTTGACTTGAGATTCTTAGAAAGTTGTAGACAATATGTTTAAGGTAACATTAGTTCCTGTTAGTTATACTTTGGTTTACAAACAAGTTCTGTTATCTTTTGTAGCTGTAGTTCTGAATGGCTGTACGAGAGAAGCCTGTCATGCAGGAGTAAGGAAGCGATGACGCGCCCATGCTTTGACCTTGATGTGTAGGCGTAGCCCCTATGAGTCTATGACATTCTTTACCGCAAGTGAACAAACTACATGAGTTCTCTCGATCGACAAGAACTTCCTCCTGGAGGAGGACAGAGAAACCTACTGATAGTCTTGTATGGTGTGGGTGGCCGTCTTGCGTCTGTTGCTCTGCTCCCAAACAACCTGTGGCTACTTCTGTTACGATGATTACATGAAAACTTGTGTTTTTCCCAAGATTTATGAGAACTTATGAAGAACTATGAGGATCCTGTTCTTTGCAAGATTTGCATCAATCAAATACATACTTTTTTTTAGTGAATTCCAGTTTTTACCCCCTAATTTAGCATTTTTGACATTAGTTACCCCATTTAACAAATTTTCATCCGAATTACCCCATTTAGTGACAATATTGTCTGTTTTTACCCCTTTTAATTTTTAAGAGCCTTCTGGATCGTGTTTTACTCAAGAGAGACTCAGTGCCCAAACATACATTTCTATTATAACAAAAAAATCCCATACTATTATGTTAATAACCGGTAGTACTAATTTTCAATGGACACACATCATTGGAGCCCAACTAAAAACACATGTTCGACAATAGCACGGCAGACCTGTAAAATAGAATGTGATGTTTTAGTTTGATGATCTCCCAAAGCATAAAATAAATGCGTCCTCCGATGTTTTGCATCAAGGAAGCTAAATTATCATCACATTAAAATAACGAAACACAACTCGCAAAATTGAACGTACTGTCCAAATGAATATTTTTGCCAGCTATGATGTCGGAACCTCGAGACGTCTGTCCATCTTTTTTGGGATTGCCCGGTGTCACTGCAAATATGAAAACGTATCAGTACATGGACGGGCTGCAGCGCTCTTGATCCTACAACCTGGCCGCCTGGTCTCGGCGGTCGGCGCAGTACATGAAGAGAGCGGAGGATAGATACCGTAAGGGCATGAAAGCGGTGATGATGATTGTGGTCTAGGAGGTGTGGCTGGAGAGAAACAGGAGAGTTTTCAACGGGAAAATTGCTCCAGTTAACAGCTTGATCCAAATCATTAGCGCAACCTTGGGGCAATGGAGAATTGCTGGTGTGAAGTGCTTACAGCACCCATTTGGGGACCCCGGCTTATCATCCCCTTTCTGGAGTCTCTCTCTTTCCTTTCATTTCTCTTCAATCCTTGCCACCTGTTGGCGCTTGTAAATATCTCTACCGTCTAATGCAAATGGCTAGCGATTGCTGGAACTTAGAAGAAAATTGAACGTACTTGACCGCTCAAGATAAGTGTTCCCCTTTCCCACGATTTGGTGCACACGTACACCTGACAGCTAGGAGAAAAACAAAACCGGTGCTGCTCAACCAAGTGGCCGGTTCGGGCATTGGAAAAAAATGCCAAGAGGAATCTGATGGCACGGAGTTAACTGGCAGATCGCTCTCAAAAAAATTACTGGGGTAAAAACTGGCAAGACCTTTGCTCAATGGGGTAATCTGGATGAAAAATTGTTAAACGAGAAAGCTAAGTACCTGCCGACTGGTCGTTAGGGATAGGCACGTACGCCCCGCACCTGCAACCTCACTACTAACCTTGCCTATATCTAATGACCATCTCAGCAATTGGATGTTTTGTCTAGAAGTGGACTAATTCTGTAGATATGTGATTACCACGAGTAGGCCACTGCTATGGTGCAGCCCTCcatttgattttttttctgttACGAATTGGTAATGCTCGGATTTTGTTGTATTTCTATAGAGAATGCATTTTCGGTTTTTCTTTCACTCATGAATCATTTTGTGGTTCACTTCTTGATGGAAGTAGGCATCCCCGCGAGAACGATATTTCTATAGAGAATTCTACATGAGATGCCCTTGGACAGGTGGGAGATGTTGGCGAAGGGAAGGTGGCGCGTTGTGTCATGGTAGAATCCAAGCAAATCTTCGTAGTAATTTGGTGAGAGATGGATCATCATAGGTGGGAAGACTATATGTAGTTACAACATAACAATTGTGTAGTCACCGGGTTGTAGTCATCAACATGGTTATTTTTATAGTTACCAAGTTGTATATGTTATAGAAACATGATTATTGTAGACCGACTTACCCATTATTTGGTTTACAAAAAATCGTTGTAAACATTCCTCGGCAACTAttgtgtaaatagcatgataatataGGCTTCCGGACCTGATATTTTACATGCAAACACCACGGTATTTTTGACCCGTGAGAAAAAGTTGTTGAAAATATATCACCGATAACTTCGAAgtaatagcatggtaatatacGCCCTCGGACCTGATAACTCAGGTACAAACACCACGATAATTTTGACCCGGAGAAAAAGATATTAAAAACATACAACCAATAGCTTttgtgtaaatagcatgataatataGGCTTCCGGACCTGATAACTTATATACAAACACCACAATAACTTTGACACGTGGAAAAAAGTTGTTGAAAACATACCACCGATAACTTGTGTGTAAAAGTGTGATAATATACGCTTCCGGACCTAATAACTCAGGTACAAACAACACGATTACTTATGACCTGTGAAAAAAAGTTATCAAGAACATACTCTATAAATAACATGGCAACACAGGATCCCGGACTTGATAACTTATTTAAGCACTGTAGACCTGATAACAGGTACAAATACCAAGGTAACTTTGGACCAGGTGAAAAAATTATTGAAAACATACACCGATAATTTTTATGTAAATAGCAGGATAATATACTCATCCACATATGATAACTTACATACAAACACCCCGTTAACCTTGACCGGACGCTTTTTGTTGTTGAAAATATACCTCGGTAATTTCTATGTAGATAACATGATCATTTAAGCACTATAGATCTGATAACTTAGGTACGAACACCACAATAAATTTTGAACCAGGTGAAAAAATTGTTGAAAACATACGCCCGATAATTCTGTGtaaataacatgataatataCGCATCCACACCTGATAATTTACATACAAACACCGCGGTAACCTCGACCAGACGATTTTTCGTTGTTGAAAATATACCCCGGTAACCAAAATGCATAACTTGTGTGCAAAAACAGTGGTATTTTTCGTAGCTAATAACGTAGACTCAAACACCATAATAAATTTTCACCGGGGGAAAAGTTGTTGAAATATATCCCGATAATCTTCGTGTAAAGTTTGCATGTTGCCCATGCTAAACTTAGCATGCTTCTCACGCTTATCAGCATTATAATGATAGAGTTGTCAACCTTTGTCATGTTATTTGTTATCAGGGCGTTATGTTGAAGTTACCATGATGGTCATGTCATAGATATCACGCTGCTTATTCCAAGTTATCAAGACTGTTTTTTTTTTTGCTAATATGGTAGAAAGAATAAGGGTTCAAAAGCACTTTATTTCTTTTTCTCCGCTATCTAGACTAATTAATATAAAACCAGACGAGTGAAAAAAATCTGTGAACCGAGGTGAGATAAAAATCAGTGGAAAGAAAATCGGGAAAAGGAACGACGCAGCGGGAGGATCGATCGAACGTCGTGCGGATCTGTCGCTAACGACCAGTCGACTGGTCGTTAGCACAGTCCATTGTTAAATAGGGTAATTAGTGTCACTTTATTTCTTTTTCTCCGCTATCTAGACTAATTGATATAAAACCAGACAAGTGAAAAAAAATCTGTGAACCGAGGTGAGATAAAAATCAGTGGAAAGAAAATCGGGAAAAGGAACGACGCAGCGGGAGGATCGATCGAACGTCGTGCGGATCTGTCGCTAACGACCAGTCGACTGGTCGTTAGCACAGTCCATTGTTAAATGGGGTAATTAGTGTCAAAAATATTAAAATGAGGGGTAAAAATGGAATTCACCCTTTTTTTTAATAAGCGTTTGCTTTTGTTTGGAGCAAATTGTTGCAACACTTTATTTCTTTTTCTCCGCTATCTAGACTAATTGATATAAAACCAGACGAGTGAAAAAAATCTGTGAACCGAGGTGAGATAAAAATAGTGGAAAGAAAATCGGGAAAAGGAACGACGCAGCGGGAGGATCGATCGAACGTCGTGCGGATCTGTCGCTAACGACCAGTCGACTGGTCGTTAGCATAGTCCATTGTTAAATGGGGTAATTAGTGTCAAAAATATTAAAATGAGGGGTAAAAATGGAATTCATCCTTTTTTTTAATAAGCGTTCGCTTTTGTTTGGAGCAAATTGTTGCAGCACTTTATTTCTTTTTCTCCGCTATCTAGACTAATTGATATAAAACCAGACGAGTGAAAAAAAATCTGTGAACCGAGGTGAGATAAAAATAGGTGGAAAGAAAATCGGGAAACGGGAGGATCGAAGGAACGACGCAGCGGGAGGATCGATCGAACGTCGTGCGGATCTGTCGCTAACGACCAGTCGACTGGTCGTTAGCACAGTCCATTGTTAAATGGGGTAATTAGTGTCAAAAATATTAAAATGAGGGGTAAAAAATGGAATTCACCCTTTTTTTTAAATAAGCGTTCGCTTTTGTTTGGAGCAAATTGTTGCAGCACTTTATTTCTTTTTCTCCGCTATCTAGACTAATTGATATAAAACCAGACGAGTGAAAAAAAATCTGTGAACCGAGGTGAGATAAAAATAGGTGGAAAGAAAATCGGGAAACGGGAGGATCGAAGGAACGACGCAGCGGGAGGATCGATCGAACGTCGTGCGGATCTGTCGCTAACGACCAGTCGACTGGTCGTTAGCACAGTCCATTGTTAAATGGGGTAATTAGTGTCAAAAATATTAAAATGAGGGGTAAAAAATGGAATTCACCCTTTTTTTAAATAAGCGTTCGCTTTTGTTTGGAGCAAATTGTTGCAGCACTTTATTTCTTTTTCATTGTTAAATGGGGTAATTAGTGTCAAAAATATTAAAATGAGGGGTAAAAAATGGAATTCACCCTTTTTTTTAAATAAGCGTTCGCTTTTGTTTGGAGCAAATTGTTGCAGCACTTTATTTCTTTTGCTCCGCTATCTAGACTAATTGATATAAAACCAGACGAGTGAAAAAAAATCTGTGAACCGAGGTGAGATAAAAATAGGTGGAAAGAAAATCGGGAAACGGGAGGATCGAAGGAACGACGCAGCGGGAGGATCGATCGAACGTCGTGCGGATCTGTCGCTAACGACCAGTCGACTGGTCGTTAGCACAATTCATTGTTAAATGGGGTAATTAGTGTCAAAAATATTAAAATGAGGGGTAAAAAATGGAATTCACCCTTTTTTTTAATAAGCGTTCGCTTTTGTTTGGAGCAAATTGTTGCCGGCTTGAGGGTGCAAACTGATTATACTGCAGTCTCTAGTTCATACTTCAGAAAATAATTAAGGTGGCTGGAGTCTCTATATGCATTTTTATTTG contains:
- the LOC125534486 gene encoding 2-methylpropanoate--CoA ligase CCL4-like; this encodes MLHRTESHPRAACAANMEKLGANPANSCPLTPLGFLERAATVFADCPSVVYHGTVFTWSQTYRRCLRLASALASLGVSRRDVVSVLLPNVPAMYEAHFGVPMSGAVLNTINTRLDARTVAVLLRHSGSRLVFVDPALLPLLDDALRLLPPGHAAPRVVLVEDTHDHEKDRFPPAPATDLTYERLLEMGDPEFKWVRPASEWDPLVLNYTSGTTAAPKGVVHCHRGIFLVTMVTLVDWAVPPRPTFLWTLPMFHANGWSFPWGMAALGGTNVCLRRVDARDVYSAITDHGVTHLCGAPVVLSMLANAPEDVRRPLPGKIRIMTAGSPPPAAVLHRAEALGFEVSHGYGLTETGGHVVSCAWKGEWNKLPASERARLKARQGVRTPGMAEVDILDGETGRSVPRDGSTMGEIVLRGGCVMLGYLNDSEATKAAIRDDGWFYTGDVGVMHPDGYLEIRDRSKDVIISGGENISSVEVESMLYGHPAVSEAAVVARPDEFWGETPCAFVSLKEGAAGAVTAAEVIAWSRKRMAGYMVPKTVVFSTELPKTSTGKVQKYVLRKLAREMGPTRRGSSSKM